The genome window CCAACTTTGGCCTGCTCCAGATACGAAGCTGGGTTCGTAAAATCCTTTCCGTAACGCAGCGGGGTATTTTCGCTATCGCGCTGATCATTCGGATACGTATCCACCATCCAGTCGGGAATGGTTTTGAGGCAGGCCAGCACCTCGATTCCTTCGGCTTTGCAGCGTTCGTAGATGGCATCGTAGTTCCAGCCACCGCTCATGGTTGGATTATAGGAGTAGTTGCCCTCGGTCGATTCCAGTTTATTCCAGTCCATATAATGCCGGACACCAGAGAAACTTTTCACGATGTTCATTTTCGTTTCATTGATCATCCAGGGAGAATTGCCATCTTCAAAATTCCATTCGTAGGCATTGACCCCAAACATATCCTTCAGCTTTACCGACTTAGCCGGAGCGGCTGTTTGCGCCTGGCTGGCTGCTACATAGGAACCATAAAACTCGATTTCGGTTGGGAAGGCCCCCCACGTGTTAATGACTAGGTAACGGGCATTCGATATTGGCTGATCCAGTTTGAACTGGGCATTTCCGGTCGTTGTCCGATTGGGGTACGGGCCAACCCAGGTCGCATATTGCTCTCCCGTGAAGGTGGCGATGGGAATGCGCTGCCACTGATCCGTAATGATCGACAACGTCATGGGGTTGTCTGTGAATGTGCCCATGAAATCGTAAAACCGGATGCTTTCCAGCGTCATTGATTCGCCAGCCAGCAGGGGATAATACGCATCGTAATTGGCAAGCACTTTGCCCCACCCGGTTTCTACGGTTGCATCCGTGATGCCGTCGAAAAGCCCATCCAGACCGTTGCTTACATTGTTGAGCTGATACCAGCGTTTGCTGTCGATTGGGATTTTTTTGTTGGCCGAAATCGTAGTCGACCCGTTAATTGTCTGTGTTCGAGCTACGTCAGAGGCCGCCAGATAAGCAGACGAAGCCGCCTGTGATGCCGTGATGGTCGCCGTTCCTACACCTACGATCGATGCTTTCCAGGCTCCTGAACCGTTGGAAACGGAAACGACCGATGGGTTCGATGAGGCAAACGTGATGGGCGTCGAGGTATTGGTGCTGGTCGCAACCAGACTAAATTCGCTATCGTCAACGGTTTTGTCTGGTAAGGCGTTGAACGTGATAACGGCTGGCGACAGCACTATGCCCCCTTTAGCGACACTGAACCAGTTGAAATTGAACGTCCCACGAACCGCATATAGCCGTAACACCTGACTGCCTGCCGTTAAGGTCGCGGTCGTGCTTATCGTTGTCCAGTTCTGCCAGCCGCCCGTTCGGGGTACATCAACGCTACCCAGTACCGAGCCCGATTCCGTCCGAATCTCGATTCGCCCGTTACCGTAACTGTTCGCTACCCGAAACTGGAAGGTGTGGATACCCGCCGAAGCTACATTGACATTATAGTCCATCCAGTCGTTATCGTCGATATACCCGACATTGAGCCCTCCGCCCGTATCGGCGGTTGCCTCCGGACGTACATCCGTTGCCACGTCGAACGTTTCGGCTTCCAGCTTGCCGGGCAGAGCGCGACTGCTGGCTGCTTCAAACCAGTTGAAGTTCCAGTTTCCCGTGACAACGTACAGGCGGATTGTCTGTGTACCAGCCGTCAGGCGGACCGTTGCGTTGAAGGTTTCCCAGTTCTGTAAACCACCCGTTCGGGGTACACTGACCGCTTTGAGAACCGTTCCATTAGCTGTTCGTAGCTCAAATTTTGCATTGTCGCTCCAGCCATTGGCTACCCGAAACCGGAATGTATAAACGGCTGTGGTTGGCACAGAAACGGCGTAGTCTATCCAGTCACCATCGTCGATCTGACTGATGCTTTGTCCTCCGCCAACGTCATTGGTTCCTTCCTTCTGGATACCCTGCATGGCCACGTAGTTCTCGGCTTCAACGTGACCCGGTAGCGCAGCCGCCGTTTGAAACGTGGATAGAGTACGCTCCGGCAATGCCGTCTTTATCGAAACAAAAAGGCTACCAGCGAGAGCCGCACACAGACACGTGTGGAGTAGAGTTTTTTGCATAGTACTTGGGCTATATATTGATGTTACTTTATATGTGATAAAGGTAAGTAAAGTTATTCAAGTTGAAGGCGTTTTGTCGATTAAAAAATTTTAAGGTTATATACTTAGTGTATAGGTATTACGTAAATATGTTTTTCTGTTAATAAATTAATCTATGAATGGTGTTAGTTTCCAATAGTTCAGTAGATTGTGCTTTGCTCGATAAAATTTGAATTAGAAATTACTAGTAAGTTTTACGCATAAGGTAGTCGCTCAACTAGTCAGTCGAGAATGGCTAAAAACTGGCTGATCTGTATAAACAAATCACATTTTAAGGATATTATTTTTTGAATTGGTGTACTATAGAAAAGCAAAACCCCCTTCCCGATCGAAAGGGGGTTTTGCTGAAAAATAAGAGAGCAACGTGTACGTCTGATTTGACTGTTTCTAGAACTGGTAAATGACCGAGTTGATATTCATGCCAGCCCCAACGGAAGCAATCACGACTTTGTCTCCCGGTTTGATCTGCTGATCGTCAAACTTTCCTTTCTGAATCAGATCGAGCAGGGTAGGAATGGTTGCTACTGAGCTATTACCCAGCCATGAAATGGTCATGGGCATCAGTGTCAGGTCGGGACTGTCCAGATTATAGAGCTTGTAAAGCCGTTGCAGAATGGCCACGTCCATTTTCTCGTTGGCCTGGTGAATCAGCACTTTGTTGATTTGTGACAGGGAAATACCGGCCTTGTCCAGCGCTTTCTTTATCACCAGTGGCACCTGATTGAGGGCAAACTCATACAGTTTCCGGCCGTTCATTTTCATGAAAACGTCCCCACTGTCCGCCTGAGTGGGAGCGTAGGACTTGCTCATGTTTAAGAGCGTGGCGTAATCGTGGGCGTGCGTTTGGGTATGATGCGACAAAATGCCGGTATGCTCATCATCAGACGCTTCCAGAATAACGGCACCACTTCCGTCACTGAACAACATTGAATCCCGATCATGCGGATCAATAACCCGTGACAGCGTTTCGGTTCCGATAACGAGACAACGTTTGGCGTCGCCGGAGCGGATATAGTAATTGGCCTGAATGATCCCTTCCAGCCAGCCTGGGCAACCAAACGCCATATCGTAGGCGATCGTATCGGGATTTTTTATGTGCAGCAGGGCTTTGATCCGCGAGGCCAGCGAAGGCACCATATCGACCCGGTTACTGCCGTGAGCAACGTCGCCAAAGTTATGCGCAACGATGATGTAATCGAGTGTTTCAGGGTCAATACCTGAACTCGTCAGGGCATCGCTGGCTGCCAGAAAGCCCAGCTCCGATGCCTTTTGTTCCGGCCTGGCGTATCGACGTTCGCAAATGCCGGTAATTTCCTGAAACTTTGTTAACGTATGAGCTGAGTTTGTTGGGATTTCAGCTCCTTCTTTGGTGTAAAACTGTGCAGTCAGGAAGTCCTGGTTACGAACGGTAACGTCAGGTATATAGCTCCCGGTTGCAGTGAAAACTGATCTGATCATAGGTACGGAAAAGCCTTGAAACAACTCCTTTTTTTAGGCAAGAGATCGGGGTTTATGATTTGTTGAGGGTCGCTTGTAAATACGCTTTAGCTTCGGTAAATGCTCTTACCAGATGCCGATGGAAGTAGATCCGATCCTGACCGACGAAAAAAGCGAGATCGTCATCATGGTCACAGCGAAAAAACAGACCATTGGGAAAATAGCCATTACCCGCACCGTAGAAGTGATTAATAACGGGAACGACCGCGGTATTTGTTTCGGGCGTATTTTGGTTGGCATTGATCGTGTTGACAGACTGACGCATGGCATAAATCAGACTCGTAATATCCTGAATTTTACCATTCGTACCTACTTCATCAAAAAAGTCGACTCGCTTACCGGCCTGTTCAGCTTGCTCGAGCAAGTCACTTTCCAGGTTTACCAGCTCGATAAAGAGCGACTGTGTCTTTGTCGTATACGCTACATCTCGGTTAAAAGCAGGCTCGTGTACATGCTGATCGATAGCCATCAGGTTTTGATCGAGTTGCGCTTTGGTCCACGCTTTATTTGGGTATACTGTCATGAGAGACAAACCTTACTACGTTTAGTAAGCGGGCAGCAGGCGTGTGATAGGATAACTGATTTGTCCGCAAAACGCTTATTGACCGACCTGATTGTTGAGGGTAAACTCCTTCCGGAACAATTCCGTCAACGGCCAGCCAACTTAACGAGATTCGAGCCCATAAAGGTAGTGAAAACCGGCTGGACAACAGCATAGTAAATGCGTCGTGCTCTGTAGGTGCCAGTGCGCTGGCAAGTATATAAACAGGGCAACCGAGTAAAGCAGGATTATTTCGTCTTTTTGTAAATCATTTCCTATTCGTGCCGATGAAACGATGCCTGTTCATGCTTATTCTGACGCTGCTCACCACTATCAGTTGGGCACAATCTACACCGACTTTAGCCAATCAACATGCGAAACCCTGGACTTACTGGTGGTGGATGGGCAACGCCGTGAACGAGAAAGACATTACAAACTTACTCGAACAGTTTTCAAAAGCCGGCCTGGGCGGGGTACATATCATCCCGATCTACGGCGTAAAGGGATATGAACGCCAGTTTCTTCCTTTCCTGGGCGATCGCTGGCTGGCAGTTTTTGCGCATACCGTTCGGGAAGGTAGGCGGCTGGGGATGGGCGTCGACCTGACGATGGGTACAGGCTGGCCGTTCGGTGGACCAGGCGTTTCGTCGGCAATGGCGGCCAAAGAGTGGAAGGTGGAAAACGGGACGCTTGTGTCCGCGTTGACCAACCAGCAGGTGAAGCGACCCGCACCCGGTGGGCAGGGGCTCGTGATCGATTATTTCAGTCGTTCGGCCATTGAGACCTACGTAAAACGCTTCGACTCGACACTGGCACGCATACCCGAGAAGCCGCGTGCGGTGTATAACGACTCCTACGAGGTGTTTGGCGCTAACTGGACGGATAACTTTCTCACCGAATTCAGGAACCGACGTGGCTATGATCTTAACAGTCAGCTCTCCGCTTTTCTGGATACGACGCAAACGCAAAACAGTATTCTGGTTCATCAAGATTACCACCAGACGCTGGCCGAACTGCTGCACGACGGATTTACCAAACCCTGGGTTACCTGGGCACACCGGCACAACTACAAGGTTCGTAATCAGGCGCATGGCTCACCGGGAAATCTGATCGATCTGTACACGGAGGCTGACATTCCAGAAACTGAATCGTTTGGGTCGAGTCGGTTTTCAATTCCCGGTTTGCGCGTCGATGAACAGTATGAAGTTGACCGATTCGGTACACCCAACCCACTGGCCATGAAGTTTGCGTCTTCGGCGGCAAATCTGGCGGGCAAACCGTTGGTCAGTTCCGAGACCGGAACGTGGCTGGCGAATCATTTTCAGGTGTCACTGTCGCAGGTGAAACCGCAGGTCGATGAGTTATTTACGGCGGGCGTTAATCACGTTTTCTACCATGGCATTCCATACTCACCACCTGCCGAAGCGTGGCCGGGCTGGTTGTTCTATGCCTCGACAAACTATGGGCCAACGTCGCACGTCTGGCCCCACCTGCCGCTTCTGAATCGCTACATCGAACGTTGCCAGACGCGGCTGCAACGAAGCAAACCCGATAACGATGTGCTAATTTATTTTCCTATTCACGATCTGTGGGCCACACGGGCGAAATCAGCCGGAGGGATCCACCAGCTGGAAGTGCATCACGTTGAGCGATGGTTATTGCCGCAACCGTTCGGACAAGTATGCGACCTGCTGCTGAAGCGGGGCTACTCGTTCGATTACGTGTCGGATGATCTACTCAAGGGCCTAACGGTCACCAAGCAAGGGGTTCGTAGTGCCAGTGGAGCCGTATACAAACTGATCGTGGTGCCCCGGACCGTCTACTTGCCCGAACAATCGCTTCGGCAATTAGAGCGTCTGGCCCGGTCTGGAGCCCGTATCGTGTTCGATGGGCAGTTGCCGGAACAGGCTCCCGGCTTTCAGAATCATGCAAAACGAACCGCTGAACTAAAACAGATCGGGGCCACCCTTCAGCAACTGAACTCTGTAACGATCACCGCTGACCTATTTAGCACGCTCGGCCAAATGGGTGTTCGGGTGGAGTCCTGGGCCGCCGAGGGACTATCATTTATCCGCAAGCGGCACGCCGACACGACGCAGTATTTTGTGGCGAACCTGAGCAATCGTTTTCGTCAGAACTGGATTACGCTGGCTGCATCGGGGTGGGTAAGCCGCTATGATCCACTGGCGAACCAGACCGACCGTTTGCCCGTCCGGAAAAATAAACAGGGCGGGGTCGAGGTTTTTCTGCACCTGGAACCGGGGCAAACTTGTTTCCTGAATGTGAGTCCGGGAACTGCGCCAGTAACGACCCCGGCCAGCCAGTCCGAAGCTGATAAATTAGCTGACCAGCCCATTGCCTTACCGAACCCGTGGCAGGTGCAATTCCTGCAAGGTCGTCCGGCATTGACAGCGTCGGTAACGGTGCCCGGTCCTGTGTCGTGGGTAACGCTTACTGATTCCGCCGGTTTTTTCTCCGGCACAGTGCGCTACAGCACTACCTTCGATCTGCCCGGTGGCAGAGCCCGTGCGCGAACGTACAGACTCAACCTCGGCGATGTGCGGGAGGTAGCCGACGTTCGACTCAACGGACAGCCAATCGGCACGGCCTGGAGTATCCCGTTCCAGCTATCGATACCCGCCGACCGGCTGAAACCGACCGGCAACCAGCTAACGATCGACGTGACCAATCTATCGGCCAATTACATGCATCTCTACGACCGTCAGCATCCGGGTTGGAAAAAGTTTTATGATATCAACATTGTCGACATTCGCTATAAACCATTTGATGCGAGCCGCTGGGATGCCGTGCCGTCTGGTCTGCTGGGTCCGGTAACATTAACACCCGTAAATGCACAAGGTGGTCGGTAATGTACGCAACCGATCCTAAAGAGCGTGAGGGCTGCGTCGAAGGGGTTAACAAATTGGTCATATCGAACTGAATCAACTTACTTACATTGCAGCTGACTCAAGTTAACGACCATTTATATGCAATTGACGGCTTTGTCGTGGCTTTATCTTGTTGGCGCTGCGTTCTGCCAGATGGCCTGGACATACTCGCTGAAATACCTGCGCGTCGATGCGCTGAAAGTCCTGAACTGGGCAACGTTTTACCGGCTCGATGGTGGACTGGTTAGTCTGGTTCCCTGGATCGTCTATGTGGTTGCCGGTATCATCAACTCAGTGTTGCTGGCGATGGCAATGCGCGTGATTTCGTCGACAACCGCCTTTGCCGTCTGGATGGCTGTAACCTTACTCTTTATCAAAACGGCCGACGTTTACTGGCTGAAAAACAGCTGGTCGCTATCCGAATTGTTCTTTCTGCTGTTGATCACGGTCGGCATTGTCGGGCTTAAGCTGGTGGGCCCCGCGCAATGAGAACCGTAAACAAAACACCTACGCAGTCAGTGCCGGGTAGGTGTTTTCGGGTATCAGAAAATCGCTGGTAACAGACGATCAGACTTCAAGCGCTTTGCGGGTTTTCCGCTTTTGTTTGGTTCTGTTGAGCCGGGCGCAGCATAGGCATTCCACTTTGTGACCTGTTCCCGTGTGCCGGTCGATCGGATCGATCCGGACGGCTTCCGAGCAACCTGTGTTTGTATGATAAACGAGCTGCCGAATTGAATTAAAAGGTGTAACTTTTCCCATTATTGTCGAGATAATTCTTGCCTGTGCTTAGCATAACCAGTATAAAAGCACAGGTATAAGTAACAGAATAACCAGCGTTATAGTGAATAATGTTTGCTGACGGGACGAATAGATTACGTACCGGCTATTTCCGGCCAGCAGATTCATGAGTTCGAGTAGCCAGTGGCGCAAAACAAAATAGAGTAGTAGTGTCGAATCGCCACAAAGGTATGGGGTTGATTTACTGGTCAGTGTTATCATTTTGTTACCCTTGCCGACCCCACAATTCGATAGCGTACACTCAATCGTGCTTGTACTTCTGACGCAACCGCCTGACTACGTCATCGGCGAGTTCATCGCGCATGCTGTCGTAGAGCTGCCAGCGTGAGGGCGGAAACAGGTTAGCGCTTTTGAGGCTCGACCCATTTAGCGCCCGATCGTCGCCACTAAATGTTTGCCACTCGGTTTGCCAGCTTCGGGTTTCCCAGATTCTGTCGTCCCAGACTGTTTTGCCGGTCTGCGTATCGACACTGCGCATCTGTAGGGTCAATTCGGCGTGGATCGTTCGCTGGTAGGTCGTCAGCGTGCCGCTCACTTTTTCCATGATGTCGACCTTCGTGGAGTCGTTGATCTTCTTCTCGCCGACCTTATACGACTGATTGCTGTAGACGGTTGTGGATGATGATGTGGTATTGTCGCTGGACGGCCTGTAGTCGGAAACCTGAAGCTGGATCGCCTGATGAATGGGAAAGCCATCCCCCGCCGACTCGTCGGGTCGGTAAAGCCGAACGAAGGGGGATGGCGCTTCGTCTGGACCGATCTGGCGAAAAATCAGGTGCTGTAAGTACTCGTTTTCTTTCTCGCTGATCTCGCGTGTGGGTGATAACGGCTCCACAACGACCCGCAGAACCGCAAAGGGTAGGGCCTCTTCGGATTTGGCGTGGGCCTGTTGGTAGTCGGGCACCCACGACAGGGCTTTCTGGTAGTTAAGATACGCATCTTTGGCCGCCAGTCGATCCGTCTCCCGGTAGGCAAACGCCTGTTCTGCCGCTTCGTAGCGGTCGGCTGCGGCCAGTTGACGGGTTTCCTGTTTGCGGTCGGTGTATGACAGCGGGTAAGCCGCCAGCCAGCCGGCACACGCGTCGCAAGTTCGGGCGTTGTCGGTCAGCGCTTGCAGCGTTTCGTACTCCGTATGGACAGCCTCCCAGCGGTAAGCATCGGTACTGGACGGGGAGGACAGTCTTCGGATCGTATTCTGGTGCGTTTCGTAGGCGCTGACAAAAGCCTGTTTAAGAACCAGCGGTGCTTTGATGAACCCACGCTTGCTCAGTCCACGCCAGCCCTGAAGTCGTTGCGACGCCCGTTTGACGGCCAGGTCGAAGTCGCCCCGCTTGAGGGCTGTCTGGCCGCTGCTACAGGCCATCAGCACAGCGGCTAGTACGGAGAAGAGGAGAAGACGCATATCGTAGAATACGATTTTCTGAACATTCGACAACGCAAAACGTAGTTGGTTTATCGTTGATGTTAATTAGTTTGTGGTTTAGTCAATTCTGAGGGAAGATGCTGTCCGGCAAAACCTACTCACGTAAGGGACACGGAACAGATCCGGGTCAGTATTGATGCACCTGATAGCGACGAATCACAGGCCAAGTTTAGCTAACCATCCATGTCGAAACACAAACGTTACCGTTCCGCCGAGAAGACCCTCGGCAGCTCTCCCGGTACACTCACCTATGTAGGAGAAGAAATCGAACACGCGACCAAGATCAAGCGCATTGATTACAATGAGAAAGAATACCATGTCGATGATGTCAGTAAGTTAAGTACCTGCCGATTGCCCGACCCCGGAGCGCCCCTGGTAAACTGGATCGATGTGGATGGTATTCACGAGAAGCAGGTTGTGTCTGCCGTTGGCCAGCAATACCACCTGCATCCGTTACTGCTCGAAGACGTGATGAACACCGAGCAGAAACCCAAAATCGATCTGTATGACGATACGGTCGTGTATGTGACGCTTAAAATGCTGCACCATAGCCGTACCAAACAGGAGATCGATGTCGAACATGTGAGTCTGGTGCTGGGCAAAAATTACCTGGTTTCGTTTCAGGAAGAGCGGACACATGATATTTTCGAACCGGTCATTGAGCGGATCAAGGCGTCGTCGGGCAAAACCCGGCGCAACGGAGCCGATTATCTGCTTTACTCGTTGATGGACGTAATGGTCGACCATTACCTGCTGATCACGGAACGCATCGGCGAAAAGATGGACGAGCTGGAGGAGCAAATCGTTCAGGAGAAGGCGACGCAGCAAACACTGGCAACCCTCTACAAACTCAAGCGCGAATTGACCTTCATCCGGCGGACCATTTACCCGTTGCGCGATATGATTGGCGTATTGCTGCGGGAAGAATCCGATCTGATCCAGCATACTACGCTGCCGTACCTGCGCGACCTGGCCGACCATGTTAACCAGATTATCGAGTCGCTCGATTCGTACCGCGAACTGGTTTCAGGACTGATGGACGTTTATTATTCCATTGTCAACAACCGGATGAACTCGGTGATGAAAACGCTCACGATTGTGTCGGCTATTTTTATTCCATTGACGTTCATTGCCGGGATTTACGGGATGAACTTCGACAATATGCCCGAACTTCGGACAAAAACCGGTTATTTTTGGGTGATTTTTGCCATGGCACTTATTGCCGTTGGCGAGGTGATTTATTTCAGACGGCGCGGCTGGATGTGACTATGTTACGCCTGTTCGGGTGACTTTTCGGCCAGGATCGAACGGGATCGAATTCAGCGCGACCGTCTGTTTGAGAGTACTATATGACTACGCAGGAACTTCAATTAGATACGCTACAGTGGATTACCGACTCCCGGCAGGTTGGTGAGCATAGGACCGCTCTGTCGGGTCAATCCGTGTTTTTTGCCATACGGGGTGAACACCACGACGGGCACGAGTTCATCGGCGAATTATACCGGAAAGGAATTCGCTATTTTGTCGTCGAACGATCGGCCCTGACGTCTGACCGACGTACCGAATTGCTGAATTACCCGGAAGCTCAGTTTATTGAGACGGACAACAGCCTGCACATGGTACAGGCACTAGCCGCCGAACACCGGCGGCAGTTTCGGATTCCGGTGATCGGCATTACCGGCAGTAACGGAAAAACGATTGTCAAGGAATGGCTGGCGCAACTGCTATCCGACGATTTCGAGGTAGCAAAGAGTCCCAAAAGTTATAACTCGCAGCTGGGCGTTCCGCTGTCGGTGCACCAACTGAACGATAGCCATACGCTGGGTATTTTTGAAGCGGGCATTTCCCGATCACACGAGATGCAGGCGCTGGAAGCCATCATCCGGCCCACGATTGGCATTTTTACGAATATCGGCACTGCTCACGACGAAGGGTTTCGAACGTACAAGCAGAAGATTGCCGAGAAACTCCGGCTTTTCATTCACGCGGGTACGCTGATCTACTGCGCTGACTACGTCGATATCGATGAAGAGGTGAACATGCTGCTGCGAGCCGTTAATGCGCACATGCGGTTCATTACCTGGTCGATGACGGGAAAAGAAGCGGTTTATCAAGCGTCTGTGCAGCAGGACCGGCTCACGCTCATTGGACCAAACGGAGCCATTACGTTGACGCTTCCTTTCACAGACCCGGCATCGGTCGAAAATTTGATCCACTGCCTGGTGACGATGCTAACGCTGCGGACGCTGGATGCGGACTCGTTGCAAAACCGCCTGAACCGGCTCCGGCCTGTTTCCATGCGGCTGGAACTGAAAGAGGGTATCAACAACTGCGTCCTCATCGACGATTCCTACAACAACGATGTCGCCGGGTTGCAGCTTGCGCTCAGCTTTTTCAATCAGCAAAGTACCCGCGATGGTCGGGTCGTTATCCTGTCCGACGTGTTACAATCAGGCCAGCCGGAGAGCAATTTATACGAACACGTAGCCAGCTTGCTTCAGGCCAACAACGTTCGCTTGTTCATTGGTATCGGGCCGAAGGTTAGCGCCAACCGCCGTTTTTTTGCCGACAATAGCCTCTTTTTCGAGACGACTGATCAATTTCTGACCCTGTTTCAGGTTAGCAGTCTGCGTGACAGCACTATTCTGGTGAAAGGTGCCCGCCCTTTTTCCTTCGAACGAATCATAAACAGACTACAGCGGAAAGTACACGGTACACTGCTCGAAATTAATCTCGACGCGCTGACCCATAATCTCAACTACTACCGCGAGAAAGTTGGCACCGAGATCAAGATCATGGTCATGGTGAAAGCCTTTGCCTACGGTAGCGGCAGCGCTGAAGTGGCCCAACTTCTGCAATTCCACCGCGTCGATTACCTGGCC of Spirosoma agri contains these proteins:
- a CDS encoding bifunctional UDP-N-acetylmuramoyl-tripeptide:D-alanyl-D-alanine ligase/alanine racemase translates to MTTQELQLDTLQWITDSRQVGEHRTALSGQSVFFAIRGEHHDGHEFIGELYRKGIRYFVVERSALTSDRRTELLNYPEAQFIETDNSLHMVQALAAEHRRQFRIPVIGITGSNGKTIVKEWLAQLLSDDFEVAKSPKSYNSQLGVPLSVHQLNDSHTLGIFEAGISRSHEMQALEAIIRPTIGIFTNIGTAHDEGFRTYKQKIAEKLRLFIHAGTLIYCADYVDIDEEVNMLLRAVNAHMRFITWSMTGKEAVYQASVQQDRLTLIGPNGAITLTLPFTDPASVENLIHCLVTMLTLRTLDADSLQNRLNRLRPVSMRLELKEGINNCVLIDDSYNNDVAGLQLALSFFNQQSTRDGRVVILSDVLQSGQPESNLYEHVASLLQANNVRLFIGIGPKVSANRRFFADNSLFFETTDQFLTLFQVSSLRDSTILVKGARPFSFERIINRLQRKVHGTLLEINLDALTHNLNYYREKVGTEIKIMVMVKAFAYGSGSAEVAQLLQFHRVDYLAVAYADEGVSLRQHGIELPIMVMNPAPETFATLFEYKLEPELYSMRLLREWGSFMTSQPAQTEATSPVHLKIDTGMHRLGFLEHEVPSVVDYLTTCPMLRVATVFSHLVGADEALFNSFSQQQYDTFLRATTELESGLGYRPTRHLLNSAGIVRFPDYRLDMVRLGIGLYGVESSQIEKDAVRPVGTLHTVISQIKTVPAGESVGYSRRGVLDHEARIATLAIGYADGYDRRLGNGVGHVWVNGTRCPTVGSICMDMTMIDVTQASAAEGDDVIIFGDEIRITELAQQIGTIPYEILTGVSERVKRVFFKEGN